The genome window CTGAAGTTCAGAATAGCCAAAGCCGCAAAAGACGCTATCTTAGGATAATTCTTTTTGTAAAAAGCTCATAACCTCCTGTTGTGGGCTTTTTCTTTTTTAAACTCAGGTATTAAAAAGGGTTAGTTACAACCCGCGTACCTTATAACTACAAAGGAACAGCCACATGCTTAATAAATTACTTCTCTTTATTTTCGTTTCTTCCGGAGTGTTATTCCCACAGACGATAATCATTGATGATTTTGAAACGGGCCTTGGAAGATTTAATCTGGCGACCACCTTTTCCGGATCCACCGTTGGAATTTTACCTTCTGCCCCAACACTCGATTCCTCCTTTGCTGCGGTAAGCGGCACTAAATTCATTAAAGTTCAGCTTATTGATAACCCCGCAGATACCCTTAACTGGTTTGTCCGCTTTCTTTCAGGCACGGGAAGCCCGGCTAATAATCTGGTTCTGAATGACACCGGTTTTGTTGGCTACTGGATTAAGACGGATCGTCCGTATCTTTCAGCTTCGCTGATCATTGATGACCTTAACGCAAGCGGAAGCGGCGTTGGCACCAATGAAATTGCCGTTCCGATTCCTGTTATCGGTGACGGCGGATGGTATCTCTACTCATGGGATATGACCGACACCAACAGCTGGGATCCGTTTATTTCTTCCGGCAACGGGATGATTCAGGATCCTGTCACCATTGATGCTATTGTCTTCAGAGCCCCGTATCCGGCTAATCATAACGATACTGCAACTATTTATCTTGATAAAGTAAGCTTCAACGCAACAGAACCGCTTCCGGTTGAACTGGTATCATTTATGGCCACCTCAGAGCAGAATGAAGTCTGGCTGAAATGGATTACCGTATCAGAGCTGAATAACCGCGGATTTGAAATTGAGCGGAAATCAGCAGCCGGCTCCTCATGGGAGAAAATCGGATTTGTTGAAGGGCGCGGTACCGTGCAGGGCATGACCGGATATACCTTTACCGACAGGCCTTCGGTTCCCGGTACATATCACTACCGCCTGAAACAGGTTGATTTCTCTGGTGAGTTTGAGTATTCACAGACCGCTGAGGTTCTTTTTGCAGGACTGCCGTCAGAGTATTCACTCGGTCAGAATTATCCGAATCCCTTTAACCCCGGCACCAAAATTTCTTATTATTTGCCGGAAAAAGGTTTGGTAAATTTGTCTGTGTTTAATATGTTAGGCCAGAAGGTTGTTGAAATTATGTCAGGCCTTCAGGAAGCAGGCGAGCACACGATTGACTTTAATGCTGATGGATTAAACAGCGGTGTTTATATCTACACGCTTCAGGTTAACGGACGCAGCTTCTCGCAAAAAATGACCCTCCTAAAATAATACAGCTATACCCTTGGGCAGGTGTAAACCCCGCATCTGCCCATTTTTATTTTAAATCACTTCTCTTGTGCCCGAACCTGCCCAGCACCGCGTCATACAGTTCCCGTGAAACCTGTGAGAGTATATACGCGAGCAGATTTTTTCCGTCCGTGATGGAGTGAAAAAACGCAATTTCATTATCGGCTGAAATAATCCGCATCATTCCGCGGTTTTTTCCGTCAAAAACTCCCCCTTGCAGCTTTACCACATCGCTTACTCTGAAAGAAACCGTTTTTTTGCTGAAAAAATAATTGCTGCCGGTAATTACTCCGTCCTTAACGGTGATGGTAAAAGGCAATGTTTTCCAGATGCGGAAGAACCAGAGGTTAAACATCAGAATCATCCCTGCCAGAAGGATGGAATAAAAATACTCAAACAGACGGCCGGTCATCCCCCCGAGCATCGGGATAAGATACATCAGAAGAATTACTGTTATCAGAACATTCCCCCAGGAATAGAGCAGTCTGAAAAAGAGATTATAGGTGTATGTTTTGTTAAAATCATTATTCATTTGAGTGTGCATATCTTGTTATTATGCAATATAACATTTTTACACTTTATCCTCCGGAGCAGTTGACTGATCTGATATGTGTCTTATAGTTTTTGCGTACAAAACCCTCCCCGGGCAGAAATTGCTGCTTGCTGCCAACCGGGATGAATTCTATAACCGTCCGGCAGAACCGGCACGGCAGCGGGGTGATATCCTCTGCGGAATTGATCTTAAAGGCGGGGGCACCTGGCTTGGCATCACCCGTTCGGGCAGATTTGCTGCGCTCACCAATTACCGTGATCTGAAGAACATCAGGCCGGATGCTCCCAGCCGCGGGGCACTGGTCATGGATTTTCTGCGGGGTAGTATGTCCGCCGCGGAATATACTCTGCAGCTAACCGGAAAGAGCGCACAGTATAACGGGTTTAATCTTCTGGTAATGGATAACCATGAGATGCTCTGCTACTCAAATATCACCGATAAAGCCATCCTGCTTTCGCCCGGTATATACGGGCTGAGCAACGCGCTGCTGGACACGCCCTGGCGCAAAAATCTGACGGCAAAGCAGGGGCTTGCAGAACTGATATCCCGCGGTGAAACCGATGAGGAGCATCTGCTGAAGCTTATGCAGGATGAAACACATGCTCCCGATGATGAACTGCCTGATACGGGTGCCGGCTTTGCGCTGGAAAAAATACTTTCACCGGTATTTATAAAAAGTCCGGGCTACGGAACCCGCTGCACAACCATTCTTAAGATATCAGATGAGGGTATATATCAGTTTACCGAGGTGAGCTATGATGAGAAAGGGAAGACAATGAACAATTTACGATGAATTATGAAGTATGAATTATGAAGTATGAATTATGAAGTATGAATTATGAAGTATGAAGTATGAAGTATGAAAAATGAAAAATCAGTTATCAATCAAAGTCATTGTACCTGCCCATTGTCCGCGGATTTTAACGGATGCTGAAGCAGCGCTGATTACCACGGATTTGTATATTGCCCCGGCGGGTCTGTTAAACTCTTAACTTTTAATTTTTAACTTTTAACTGTCTAAAACTCCTGCGGCGGGCTGATTTTAAGATTCAGGGTTACGTTAAGACCCTGTTTTTCAGCGGGGGAGATGCTTATCCCCGCGGCAAAGATATCAGCACAGAGGTGCACACTTGCCAGCCCCAGTCCGCTTCCCTGCTGCTCCTGACGGCTCCGGTTAAACTGCACAAAAGCGCCTACGGAGGCAATCTGCTCGGCTGACATGCCGATGCCGGAGTCACGTATGGTCAGGTGATATATATCTTCATCTTTTCTGCCGGTGATGAGAACCTTCTGCCCAGGGCGTGAAAATTTAAATGCGTTATCCGTGAGCTCCGTAATCATCATCAGGAGATAGTCATACTGCAGTGCTATTTCGGCTGAGTCTGCCTCAACGGAAAGATCCTTCTCGCGTATATATTTCTTGCTGCAGCTTTTTACCATACTCTCAATCGTGCTTTTGCTGATAGGGCAGGTGCGGCCGCGGAGGCGCTGTTTTTCCTCATCGTTTTCGGCAAGAATCTGCAGATGGGTGAACATCAGGAATTTTTTTATTGTTTCACGCAGCCGGGCGGCTGAGTCAATGATATATCCTGCCATCTCGCTTATATCATCATGCGAGAGCAGAGCGTGGTCAGATTTGATGGTCTCGGCGAATCCGAGAATTGCGGCAAGGGGAGTATTCAGTTCATGAGGCATACTGAACCCGATACTATCCCGCAGGGCATTCATCCTCATTTCGCTGCGCTGCCGGAGCGCCTCGTTCTTTTTAAGTCGCAGCTGAATAGCGGAAAGAAGTTCGTCAGCCGAAAATGGTTTATAGAGATAATCATCCGCGCCAAGATTCATACCGCGCCGGATATCATCCGGCTCTGATTTTCCTGTGAGAAAGACAAAGGGAATAGTATCGGTAAGGGTATTTTCCCTGAGGCGGCTGATAACCTCATAGCCGTCCATACCCGGCATTACCACATCACAGAGGATAATATCGGGCTGAAGTGAGATTGCTTTTTCTACACCGGAGTTACCGTCCGGAGCTGATTCCACCATGAAACCCTCCGTTTCCAGTATCTGGCAGATACCCTCCCTGATACCGGAATCATCTTCAATAACGAGTATTTTTTTCATGATGACCGGAGAAAGAATTAAAAAATTGTTCATTCAAGATTGAAAAAGAACGGTAAAAAAAAAAGCAAAGAAGATACAAACCCGGATTTTGCTCAAAAAAAAACCCGATGCGGGACTGCAAACGGGAGATGAATGCACGAATAACCCGCAGGAAAATTGAAAAACCGGGGGTAATTGAGTAAATTTGGAGTTCTGAAAAGAAATAATTGCCCCTGTAGCTCAGCAGGATAGAGCAGCAGTTTCCTAAACTGTTGGTCGGAGGTTCGACTCCTCTCGGGGGCACAAAGCCCGAAAAACAAGGGAAATTGAGTGAAAACATGAATCACATAAAACCCTTAATATTAAGTACTTAGAAGCACTCATTCAATTTTCCCTTTCTGATTATTTCCTGTTTCTTCTTATTTTTGCACTCAATCGGTGGCGAATTGGTGCTGAATTTAAAACCGGAAGGAAATAGTTTCAGTTTTGAAAAAGGAACAGAACCATGAATGTAGCAAAAAGACTTGTTCACCTGAGGGAGCTCTCCCGGAAACATGGGATTCATTTTCAGATGTACTATCGGGATAGCGGGGGGAAAAGAAAATTTATTGTGCTGCCGAAGGGGATTGTCCTGACAGAAAAGAATAAGCAATATCACAGAGAGATTAGAGCAAAAGCCGAACTTCTGAGAGCTCAAAAGGAAAGAGAGCTTCTTCAGGGGGAATACGATATTCAGATCAAACAGAAGAATATCCTCTTTACCCCTTACATGATTAAAATAGGGGAGACAAAACCTAATAACAGGCGGAACTTTATAGGAGCTGCAAACCTCATTGAGGAACATGAACCCGGAATCCAGATTCAAAGTATTACCGCTGAATTCCTTCAGGGGTTCCGGAAGTTTCTTGAAGAGAGGAAACTTAAAGAGAACACTATCAAAACATACCTCAGTAAGGTCAGAGTCACCCTCAGAACCGCTCTCAGGGAAAAGATCATTTTCAAATATCCGGCAGAGGGGTTCAAAGTTGGGAAGTATGAACCGAAAACAATTTTTCTGACAGAAGAAGAAGTTAAGACCTTACTGAGAACACCTTGCAAAAGTGAAAAGGTGAAAGGGATATTCCTTTTTCAGTTATTGACCGCCCTCAGAATATCCGATGTTAGAAAACTCACAAGGGGAGATATTCAGGGAGACCGGATAAAATTCCGGCAGAGTAAAACAAAAGGACTGCATGAAATTGTAATAAGCCCCCAGATAGCAGAACTACTCAAAATAGAAGCGGGAATCATTCCGCTAAACAAAACAGAACCCCTATTTGATGTACCCTCAATGAGCTACCTGAATAAGATTCTTAAACAATGGGGGCAAGCTGCCGGACTCTCAAAAGTTGTAACAACCCATGTAGCCAGGCACACCGCAGCAACACACCTCTTAAGCACCGGAACAGATATAAAAACGGTTTCGGGAACTTTGGGGCACAAAGATTTAACCTCTACAATGGTATATATCCATGCGATTGATAAAGAGAGAGAAAAAGCAGCAAACAAATTAGGAGAACTGATTTCAGTATGAATGAAGAAATGATTATTGAATTATTGGAGCCGTTTCAGACAGACAAATTCAATGAGGGAATCAGAAAACTTCCGGCAGAAGAATTGGAGAGAGCTTTAATTCAGATTGAAGAAGAGATTTCCAAAATTAGCGGGAACGGTGAGAGCTTAAATATTACAAATCCTTATGATGATGAAGCTCTTTTTAAGCTTATTTTTGAGCTCTACACGGAAGAGGAAACCCCTCTGATTAAGAGAGCCGTAGAAGATTATATTTCAAGAGGTATATTAAAAAGGGAAGTATTAGAACCGGGAGAAAGATTTGCTAATTTACTCTTCAAAGAAAGAGAGAAGGTAAAACCTGAGGGAAAAGATAATCTTGAGGGGTATTTGACATATGTAAATGAAATCAAGAATGGAAATCAAAGATTGAGGGATTCTTATAATTATTACATCAAGATTCTTCTTCCTCTTATTGAGACCCTCAGAGCGGAACATATATCAAAACAGGCGAAAGAACCCGATACCCAAATAAGCGGAATTGAGCCAATTGAATGGAAAAAGGAAATTACAGACCTTTACTATTTTTTGAACAAATTGTATGAAAATGGGTATATCAATAATGAATGGAGGAAAATTTCAAAATTTTTTACTTTTCAGGGGAAACCAATCAAAGCAAAGAACATATCTCAGGGAATTTCTAAACTGAATAATTATAGGTCATCTGGATTAAAAGGATCAGAAACTATCTCTAAGATTATGAATTCTTCCAACAATGCATCTGAAGAAAAAAGTTGAGTGCTTAAAATAAATGGGATGCCAATAAACCGTTGCAACCTTGCAACGATGTTGCAAACTCCCCTACCTTAGCCCACCTAAATTGATTCATAGAATTTCAAATAATCAGAAAGGATATGAATCAAATGGTAACAACAACCCACTTACAGGAAGGATATTTAGGAGCGGAAGAAGCTGCCGAATTCCTGAATATTTCAAAATCACACCTCTATAAACTGACATTCAAAAACCGGATTCCATACTACAAACCCGGCGGGAAGCTGATCTATTTCAAGAGAGAGGAACTTTCGGAATGGGTAAAAAGGGGAAGAGTAAAAACCCTTGAAGAACTTGAAGCGGAAGTTGACTCTCTACCGGGAAAGGGCAAGAGAAAATGAAAACTTCAGTAACAGGATATTTACTCTTCACAAAAGATTTATTCAGCAGTACCAAATATACCAAAACTTCACAGGCGGGAGAGATTCCTAAGGGTATTTCTACTGATGTACTTTATCTAATTGACAGGACAAGCCAAGCAGTTAGGAATATGATTCATAAAATGAAGGGGGATTATTTACTGAGATCAAAGGGTAAAGAATTTCAAACTTCCCTCTTTATTTGTGATTCTTCTCAGTCTTACCTGATTGCAAGCGGAGATATTAAGGGAACTGAAACATTACTTATTCTCTTTCTTAAGCCGGGAGAGCAGATTGAAATATTTATTGCACCCGGAAAGAAGAAAATGAGAGGGGTTCTTCTGAAGCAGATTCAGGAAGGAAAGTTTTCTAAAGAGATCACCTCTCTTAGAAAAATGGCAGCCAAAAGCAGCGGAGATATTTTCAATGATTCTCTCAATTTTGATATATCTCTTCCGGAAATTGATCTGTCTTTTGATCTTGAAGAACAGCTAAATTTTGATATTCCAGACCCAATGGCAAACCTGAGAGCCCTTGATTCAGATTACTCAGAGACTCAAAAACCGATAAAGAAGAGAGCTTCAGGGAACCGGAAAAAACAGCGGGGGAGAAGTGAAAAAACTCATTCTCTTTAATATGTGTATTTCGGCACTATTTATTGCCGTTCAATATTCTGTTTACTCTGAAACACAAGCCGGAATAAAGGAATGATTGATTTACTCAAATTTCGGATTGAAGGATATATGAAACCGCCCTCTTGTTTGGAGATCAGAAAGGAATATCAAAACAACCGGAAGGAAATTCAAACTGAGGGAGCTATCAGAAATATGAAACTTACCTATACAGAAAGAGGGGTTTTTGGTAATGGCAGTCTTGCAAAGCTTTTTTTCGGTAATAACATAGCGGACTTAAACTACTCTGATCTGACTGAAGGTGCGGAAGAACTCTCTGATTCACTTGAAACCCCATTGAGTGATATTCATATTTATTCAATGGAAGTAGGGTTCACTACCTTGATGAAAAATCCCTCAAAAGAATATCTTTCCAAGATTATGGGGGCAAAAGGTTTGTTG of Ignavibacteriales bacterium contains these proteins:
- a CDS encoding T9SS type A sorting domain-containing protein, with protein sequence MLNKLLLFIFVSSGVLFPQTIIIDDFETGLGRFNLATTFSGSTVGILPSAPTLDSSFAAVSGTKFIKVQLIDNPADTLNWFVRFLSGTGSPANNLVLNDTGFVGYWIKTDRPYLSASLIIDDLNASGSGVGTNEIAVPIPVIGDGGWYLYSWDMTDTNSWDPFISSGNGMIQDPVTIDAIVFRAPYPANHNDTATIYLDKVSFNATEPLPVELVSFMATSEQNEVWLKWITVSELNNRGFEIERKSAAGSSWEKIGFVEGRGTVQGMTGYTFTDRPSVPGTYHYRLKQVDFSGEFEYSQTAEVLFAGLPSEYSLGQNYPNPFNPGTKISYYLPEKGLVNLSVFNMLGQKVVEIMSGLQEAGEHTIDFNADGLNSGVYIYTLQVNGRSFSQKMTLLK
- a CDS encoding NRDE family protein, which codes for MCLIVFAYKTLPGQKLLLAANRDEFYNRPAEPARQRGDILCGIDLKGGGTWLGITRSGRFAALTNYRDLKNIRPDAPSRGALVMDFLRGSMSAAEYTLQLTGKSAQYNGFNLLVMDNHEMLCYSNITDKAILLSPGIYGLSNALLDTPWRKNLTAKQGLAELISRGETDEEHLLKLMQDETHAPDDELPDTGAGFALEKILSPVFIKSPGYGTRCTTILKISDEGIYQFTEVSYDEKGKTMNNLR
- a CDS encoding response regulator; protein product: MKKILVIEDDSGIREGICQILETEGFMVESAPDGNSGVEKAISLQPDIILCDVVMPGMDGYEVISRLRENTLTDTIPFVFLTGKSEPDDIRRGMNLGADDYLYKPFSADELLSAIQLRLKKNEALRQRSEMRMNALRDSIGFSMPHELNTPLAAILGFAETIKSDHALLSHDDISEMAGYIIDSAARLRETIKKFLMFTHLQILAENDEEKQRLRGRTCPISKSTIESMVKSCSKKYIREKDLSVEADSAEIALQYDYLLMMITELTDNAFKFSRPGQKVLITGRKDEDIYHLTIRDSGIGMSAEQIASVGAFVQFNRSRQEQQGSGLGLASVHLCADIFAAGISISPAEKQGLNVTLNLKISPPQEF
- a CDS encoding site-specific integrase; translated protein: MNVAKRLVHLRELSRKHGIHFQMYYRDSGGKRKFIVLPKGIVLTEKNKQYHREIRAKAELLRAQKERELLQGEYDIQIKQKNILFTPYMIKIGETKPNNRRNFIGAANLIEEHEPGIQIQSITAEFLQGFRKFLEERKLKENTIKTYLSKVRVTLRTALREKIIFKYPAEGFKVGKYEPKTIFLTEEEVKTLLRTPCKSEKVKGIFLFQLLTALRISDVRKLTRGDIQGDRIKFRQSKTKGLHEIVISPQIAELLKIEAGIIPLNKTEPLFDVPSMSYLNKILKQWGQAAGLSKVVTTHVARHTAATHLLSTGTDIKTVSGTLGHKDLTSTMVYIHAIDKEREKAANKLGELISV
- a CDS encoding helix-turn-helix domain-containing protein, translating into MNQMVTTTHLQEGYLGAEEAAEFLNISKSHLYKLTFKNRIPYYKPGGKLIYFKREELSEWVKRGRVKTLEELEAEVDSLPGKGKRK